From the Pseudomonas sp. SORT22 genome, one window contains:
- the ureE gene encoding urease accessory protein UreE, which produces MILLTRRLSDAATVSGTVTLTVDTRIKSRVRVTLDDGREAGLMLERGQLLRGGELLGEAQGGEVIRVLAAAEQVSSVRCADPLLLTRAAYHLGNRHVPLQIEAGLLRYQHDHVLDEMVRGLGLDVTVEQAPFEPEAGAYQSAPHSHAHSNHLFVRVAHH; this is translated from the coding sequence ATGATCCTGTTGACCCGTCGCCTGAGCGACGCCGCCACGGTAAGCGGCACCGTCACCCTCACTGTCGATACGCGGATCAAGAGCCGCGTGCGCGTCACCCTCGACGATGGCCGCGAGGCCGGCCTGATGCTCGAACGCGGGCAGTTGCTGCGCGGTGGCGAGCTGCTTGGCGAAGCGCAGGGCGGCGAGGTGATTCGCGTGCTGGCGGCGGCCGAGCAGGTGTCCAGCGTGCGCTGCGCCGATCCACTGTTGCTGACCCGCGCCGCCTATCACCTGGGCAACCGCCATGTGCCGCTGCAGATCGAGGCCGGCCTGCTGCGCTATCAGCACGACCATGTGCTGGATGAAATGGTCCGTGGCCTGGGCCTTGACGTAACGGTCGAGCAAGCACCGTTCGAGCCTGAAGCCGGGGCCTACCAGAGTGCCCCGCACAGCCATGCCCACAGTAACCACCTGTTCGTTCGCGTCGCTCACCACTGA
- a CDS encoding HupE/UreJ family protein: protein MKKLVTLALLLVALPAFAHPGHDANPLQDGLLHPLTGLDHLLMLLGTGVLAALTGRTLALPLLTLGAMFGGALMGHVFGGVIGMEQMIIGSLLVAAAALLLPSRQVLLALAMPLFALFHGWAHGVEASPGAFWVFSAGFVTVSGLLLLAGFAGGCLLRRHTGLQKVFGGGLLAGAALVLAG, encoded by the coding sequence ATGAAAAAACTCGTCACCCTCGCGTTGCTGCTGGTTGCGCTTCCGGCCTTTGCCCACCCCGGCCATGATGCCAATCCGCTGCAGGATGGTTTGCTGCACCCGCTGACCGGCCTCGATCACTTGCTCATGCTGCTTGGCACCGGGGTGCTCGCGGCGCTGACCGGGCGTACCCTGGCGCTGCCGTTGCTGACCCTCGGGGCGATGTTCGGCGGGGCGCTGATGGGCCATGTGTTCGGCGGTGTGATCGGCATGGAGCAGATGATCATCGGCTCGCTGCTGGTGGCCGCTGCCGCGCTGCTGCTGCCCAGCCGCCAGGTGCTGCTGGCCCTGGCCATGCCGCTGTTTGCCCTGTTCCACGGCTGGGCCCACGGCGTTGAAGCCAGCCCGGGTGCGTTCTGGGTGTTCAGCGCAGGTTTCGTCACGGTCAGTGGCCTGTTGCTGCTGGCAGGCTTTGCCGGGGGTTGCCTGCTGCGTCGGCACACCGGCCTGCAGAAAGTCTTCGGTGGCGGCTTGCTGGCCGGTGCCGCGCTGGTGCTGGCCGGCTGA